In Nicotiana tabacum cultivar K326 chromosome 2, ASM71507v2, whole genome shotgun sequence, the following proteins share a genomic window:
- the LOC107760267 gene encoding serine acetyltransferase 1, chloroplastic, whose product MSTNFIGSQLFLLKPAFSHNNLSTFTMAACIHSSRTKTPPTNPLSRDPNKPQIDNHVYNYVKFCRPSFPELVSCAPIPEKNSKIGRNEEEDDLWLKMKDEARSDIDQEPILSTYYITSILAHDSMERALANHLSMKLSNSSLPSSTLYDLFLGVLTEDCSQDIIKAVIADLRAVKERDPACISYVHCFLNFKGFLACQAHRIAHKLWSNGRQILALLIQNRVSEVFAVDIHPGAKIGKGILLDHATGVVVGETAVIGNNVSILHNVTLGGTGKISGDRHPKIGDGVLIGAGTCVLGNVIIEDGAKIGAGSVVLKKVPARTTAVGNPARLLGGKENPKKLDKIPSLTMDHTYEWSDYVI is encoded by the coding sequence ATGTCCACGAATTTTATCGGATCACAACTATTCCTTTTAAAACCTGCTTTTTCTCACAACAATCTCTCAACTTTCACCATGGCCGCTTGTATTCACTCTTCAAGAAccaaaactcctcctacaaatcCACTTTCTCGCGATCCAAACAAGCCCCAAATCGACAATCATGTCTATAACTACGTTAAATTCTGTCGACCCAGTTTCCCTGAGCTTGTTTCTTGCGCACCCATTCCTGAAAAGAACTCCAAAATCGGTCGTAACGAAGAGGAAGACGATTTGTGgctaaaaatgaaagatgagGCTAGATCAGACATTGATCAAGAACCCATTTTGTCTACTTACTACATAACTTCAATCTTGGCTCATGATTCTATGGAAAGGGCTTTAGCTAATCATCTTTCAATGAAATTGAGTAATTCAAGTCTTCCTAGCAGCACTTTGTATGATCTTTTCCTAGGGGTGCTCACAGAGGATTGCTCACAAGATATAATTAAAGCTGTTATAGCTGATTTAAGGGCAGTTAAAGAAAGGGACCCAGCTTGTATTAGTTATGTACACTGTTTCTTGAATTTTAAAGGGTTTTTAGCATGTCAAGCTCATAGGATTGCACATAAATTATGGTCAAATGGTAGGCAAATTTTGGCACTTTTGATACAAAACAGGGTATCTGAAGTTTTTGCTGTCGACATACATCCTGGTGCTAAAATTGGTAAAGGGATTTTACTTGATCATGCTACTGGAGTTGTCGTTGGTGAAACTGCTGTGATTGGAAATAATGTGTCAATTTTGCATAACGTGACATTGGGTGGAACTGGCAAAATATCTGGGGATAGACATCCTAAAATTGGTGATGGGGTTTTAATTGGTGCTGGAACTTGTGTTCTTGGAAATGTTATAATTGAAGATGGAGCTAAAATTGGGGCAGGGTCCGTGGTGCTGAAGAAAGTTCCGGCGAGGACTACCGCCGTTGGGAATCCGGCGAGGTTGCTCGGAGGGAAGGAAAATCCAAAGAAACTTGATAAGATTCCTAGTTTGACCATGGACCATACATATGAGTGGTCTGATTATGTAATTTAG